The window GACCTTTTTCTATAATACAGGGGAAGGGTGAATAATTGCTTATACCCATTTCTTTATTTGTTACTGTTCCATCCTCCTGTTCGATAACAAGGGATGACTTGATAACGGCACCATCCATTCCATCAATCAATACTTTTTCATACCCTTTAGGCATTGAGGGGTTTACCTTATACACCCTTTGTGCCGGTGTTTTTTTCAATACCTCATGGCACCAGCTGATAGAGGGCGGCTCTTTTGTTCCGTAAAAGCCTATATACAGTATATTATCAATTCCCTGTGCCCAAATCATCACGTTGCTGTCTGAATCGTTTTTGAATTTTAAATCCTTATTCCCATAAGATACTGTTGCATCCTGGCCATAGGGAACATATGGCACTGGCATGCTGTGGTTATGTCTTTCTACAATCTTAAGGTTACTTAACACACAAACATTATAAAGGGTCGAGGCAATCTTGCAAACTCCGCCGCCTATGGTAGTCGTGAGTTTGGAGCCTATATAGGTGGGGCCCTTCTGAAATCCTCTTTCTTCAGTATAAGGACCTATGGTTCCGTTTTGAGAAAATATCTGTCCAGGCTGTAAAACCGTACCGCAGAGCATTCTAGCTGCCAGGTGAACATTGAATTCCTCACCCGGCAGCGGGTCCTTCAGTACTGTTCTGTATGCACCCATTAAAATGGGGGTATTATTAAGTTCCTTGGATTTTATAAATTCTAACTCAAAATCCCAGGGAAGATTTGTTTCTGGGCCTGATGCCAGAGGGGAATTGTTGTTTTGAGATACTATTATATCCTCAGTTTTTTCAATTTCCTCATTTGTGTATGACAAGTTCCCTATGTTTAAAAAACAAAATCCTACTACAACAAAAATACTAAAAATCTTAACAATAAATAAAATGTTTTTTTTCAAATTAATAACCACCCGGCTTGTGTTTTATTTGCAGATTAAAAGTGATTAATCTATAAATATAGTGTTTGTAATTTGCAAAAAAATATAAGCAGGATTTTGATTAGACATTAATTTAAAGGATATATATAAGTATAAACTTTATTATATTAAAAGTGATATAATCCTACGTTTTATTAATCATCATGACATGTCCGTAGGAGAAGGAGGATACAATTATGAAACATACTTTACCTGAATTACCATATTCATATGATGCTTTAGAACCTTATATAGATTCACAAACCATGACAATACACCACACAAAACACCATGCTGCATATGTCAATAATTTGAATGCTGCCTTGGAGAAATATCCGGAATATCAGGAAAGGACCCTTAAGGAACTATTGACATCCCTCGATTCACTTCCACAAGATGTATATTGGGCAGTTAGAAATAATGCAGGAGGACATTACAATCATACAATGTTTTGGAATACAATGGGTCAAAGTCAGGGAAGCGAACCTGAAGGAGTATTGAGAAAGAAAATTGAAGAAGCCTTTGGAAGCTTCGAAAACTTTAAGGATGTTTTTTCCAAAGCTGCTGTTTCCCGCTTTGGAAGCGGGTGGGCATGGCTTGTGGAAGATAAAGACGGCAAGTTCCAAGTGGTGTCAACTGCAAATCAAGACAACCCTTTATCTGATGGCTTTAAACCTGTTCTAGGCCTGGATGTCTGGGAGCATGCTTATTATCTGAAGTACAATAACAGGCGTCCCGACTATATCAGCGGATGGTGGAATGTTGTAGATTGGCAGAAGGTTGCGAAGATGTATGAGGAATCTTAAATATAAAGCTATTGGAGGATTTTAGAAATGACAGATATAAACCAGGAAATAATGGACAAATTGACCAAGGTTTGTTTGTGTAAAGTAGTTACCAGAGCTACAATGAAGAAGGTTATTAATGAAGGTGCCGATACCCTTGAAAAGGTGCAAAAAGCTACTGGTGCGGGTTCTGGCCCCTGTGGAGGAAGAAGATGCTCTCCTAAAATACTGGAACTGATTGAATCAAAATGAAAATTGGAAATAAATGAAAATAGACTTAAATTATAATAAATTTAAATTATAATAAATTTAAATTATAATAAACTTAAATTATAAATTATTCGTAAAACGCCTCTTAGACACTGGTATTAACTGTAGGTAAACGATACAAGCAGTTAAGTACCAGTGATTTTTTTATTGAATCAGACTTAATATAATGTTAAAATAGGTGTAATATCATTGAATTTAGGAGGCGGATAAATGAAGAAGGATATAAGAGAACTGTTAAAAGAGAGAATTTTAGTTTTGGATGGGGCTATGGGAACCTGCATCCAGGCATTGAAGCTTGAAGCCTCTGACTATACAGGAGAACGCTTTGCTGGTACCTCAAAATCCCAGAAGGGTAACAATGAGATGCTGAACCTAGTCAGGCCGGAAGTGATTAAAAAAATACACATGGATTATCTTGAGGCCGGTGCAGATATTATAGAGACCAATACATTTAATGCCAACAGGATCTCGCAGGCTGATTATGCCATGGAAAGGCTTGTTTATGAGCAAAATGTAGAAGGTGCAAGGCTGGCTAAAGAAGCTGCCGACGAATTTACCAAAAAGGATCCATCAAAACCCAGATTTGTGGCAGGCTCAATAGGCCCTACCAATAAAACGGCATCATTATCTCCTGATGTGGAGAACCCCGGGGTAAGAAACATTACCTTTGATGAGCTGGTAGATGCTTATGAAGAGCAGATCAGAGGGCTTGCTGAAGGGGGAGTGGACCTTCTTCTTATTGAGACAATATTTGATGCGTTAAATGCAAAAGCAGCCTTGTTTGCAGCAGACAATGTTGCAAACAGTACCGGAAAAAGAATACCCATCATGCTGTCAGGTACAATAGCAGATAAAAGCGGGAGAATCCTTTCGGGTATGACTTTGGAAGGGATTGTTAACTCTCTGAAGGGCCAGGATGTTATTAGCTTCGGGCTTAACTGCTCATTCGGAGCAAGGGACCTTGTGCCCTTTGTTAAGCAGCTTTCAAAAATTCAGGACCTTTTTATCAGCGTTCATCCCAACGCAGGTCTTCCTAACAGCCTGGGAGGATACGATGAACTTCCCGAACAGATGGCTGAGCTTGTAATGGATATGATTAAGGACTGCAGGGTTAACATAATCGGCGGCTGCTGCGGTACCACGCCAGCACATATAGGTGCTATTTATAAAGTTGTACGGGATATTAAACCAAAGCCGGTACAGGAGGTTGGTAAGGAAACAATCTTCAGCGGACTTGAGATCATAAAGGTAAATAGGGAAAACAATTTTATAAATATTGGTGAAAGAACCAATGTTGCAGGTTCTCTTAAGTTTGCAAGGCTTATTCGTGAGAAAAAGTATGAGGAAGCATTATCAATAGCTAGGGAGCAGGTTGAAAACGGGGCTCAGGTCATTGACGTCAATCTTGACGACGGAATGCTTGATGCAAAGAAGGAAATGGACTTCTTTTTAAAGCTTTTATCAAGTGAACCTCAGATTGCAAGGGTTCCGGTTATGATTGATTCATCAAAATGGGAGGTTCTTGAAACAGGCTTAAAGGCTATACAGGGTAAACCTATAGTAAATTCAATCAGTTTGAAGGCCGGGGAAGAGGAGTTTAAAAAACAGGCAGGACTTATTAAAAAATATAACGCGGCAGTAGTTGTAATGGCTTTTGATGAAGAGGGTCAGGCGGATACATTCGAGAGAAGGACTGCTATATGTAAAAGGGCTTATGAAATATTGGTCAATGAAGTTAATTTCCCGGCGGAGGATATAATCTTTGATCCAAATGTTCTTGCAATAGGGACTGGTATACAGGAGCACAACAACTACGCAGTTGACTTTATTAATGCAACAAGATGGATAAAGGAAAATCTTCCATATGCAAAGGTAAGCGGAGGAATAAGCAATATATCCTTCTCCTTCAGGGGGAACAACATTATAAGGGAGGCAATGCACTCGGTATTCCTATACCACGCCATAAAGGCAGGGTTGGATATGGGGATAGTAAATCCCGGAATGATTCAGGTTTATGACAATATAGATCCTGAGCTTTTGGAAAAGGTGGAAGACGTTGTATTAAACAGAAAAGAGGATGCAGCTGAGATTTTGTTGGAGTTTGCGACCGGCATCAAGGAGAAAGAAGACTCTAATGTATCAAAGAAGGTAGCATGGAGGGAAAAGCCTTATGCCGAAAGGCTTTCGTATTCTTTGGTGAAGGGTATTACAGAATATATTGAAGAGGATGTTGAAGAAGCGAGAAATAAATTTGAAAAAGCAATTGATGTTATTGAAGGTCCTTTGATGGATGGAATGAAGACTGTAGGGGAGCTTTTCGGAGAAGGAAAGATGTTTCTGCCTCAGGTGGTAAAAAGTGCCAGGGTTATGAAAAAGGCTGTAGGATACCTATTGCCTTATATAGAGAATGAGAAAAACAGCAGCTCTCAGAAAAATGCGGGAAAAATCCTTATTGCTACGGTAAAGGGAGATGTGCACGACATCGGTAAGAACATTGTTGGAGTGGTGCTTGCATGCAACAATTTTGAGGTTATAGATATGGGTGTAATGGTTCAGACTGAGGACATTATTAGAAGAGCAATAGAAGAGAATGTTGACATAATAGGTCTTAGCGGTCTTATAACACCGTCCCTTGAGGAAATGTGCCATGTAGCGGCAGAGATGGAAAAGCAAGGCCTTACCATACCTCTTATCGTTGGAGGAGCAACAACTTCCAAAATCCATACTGCAGTAAAGATAGATCCAAACTACTCCCATGGAGTAATACATTCCCTTGATGCTGCAAAGGGTGTAGAGATTTGTAAAAATCTCATGAATTTAAGTGAAAGAGAAGCTTACTTAAAGAGAATTAAGGCTGAATACCGGGAGATACGGGAAAGTTACAGCAAGGTGGAAAGAAAGCTTGTTTCAATTGAAGAAGCCAGGGAAAAGGCTGTTAAAATTGACATTAATCCTGAAGATATTAAGGTGCCGGAGTTTGTTGGAACAAAGGTTATTGATGGGATCAAGGTATCGAATATCAGAACATATATAGACTGGACATATTTCTTCGTTGCCTGGGACATGAATCACACATATCCGGAAATTTTAGAACATCCCAAATATGGAGAAGAAGCCAAAAAGCTTTATAAGGATGCCAACACCCTTCTAGATATGATGGAAAATGAAAACTGGCTTGAGTCCAAGGCCGTTATAGGGCTTTATCTGGCAAATTCAGTGGGAGACGATGTAGAGGTTTATTTGGATGAAGCAAGGACTGAGCCAATAGCCAGATTCAATTTTATGAGGCAGCAAGAGAGCAAGACAGGTGAATATTTATCTTTAAGTGATTTTATTGCATCAAAGGCATCAGGTGTTAAGGATTATATGGGTGCTTTTGCAGTAACATCAGGGCTTGGAGTATCAAAGAAGCATGAGGAACTTAAAAAACAAGGCGATGAGTATAATGCCATTATGCTCAAAGTTTTAGCTGACAGACTTGCGGAAGCACTGGCGGAAATGTTACATGAAAAGGTAAGAAAAGAGTATTGGGGATACTCGCCTTCTGAAAATTTTGGTTACAACGATCTTTTTAAGGGTAAGTATAGAGGTATACGGCCCGCAATAGGTTATCCATCATTAAAGGATCACTCGGAAAAGAGCCAGTTGTTCAAGCTGCTAAACGTCAAGGAAAACATAAATGTGGAATTGACAGAAAGCTTTATGATGGATCCCGTAGCAAGCGTATGCGGTCTGTACTTTGCACACCCCAAATCCAGGTATTTTGATCTTGGAAAGCTTGGGGAAGATCAATTTGAAGACTATGCTTTGAGAAAATCTTGCAATGTTGATTTTATAAAAAAGATGATTCGCAACTGATGATTTTTATGTTATTATAGATTAATATAAAAATGTAATTTAAATTTACATTATATAATATTTATTTTAATTTATTTACAGAGAAATATGAATAGATAGGAGATTGATTATGGCAGGAAACAGCTTTGGGCAAGCCTTTAGAATCACTACCTTCGGAGAATCCCACGGGGGAGCTGTAGGTGTGGTCATTGACGGTGTTACACCGGGGCTTGAGATTTCTGAATCGGAGATTCAGCAGGAAATGGACAGAAGGAAGCCGGGACAGTCCTCTGTAACTACTCCAAGACAAGAGGAAGACAAGGTTTCCATCATGGCAGGTATTTTTGAAGGAAAGGCCACAGGCACTCCGTTATTTATTGTACTCTACAATAAGGATGCAAGGCCTGAGGCGTACGACAGTATTAAGAGCCTTTATAGACCCGGCCATGCGGATATTACCTATGACAAAAAATATGGTATCCGCGATTATCGCGGAAGCGGCAGAGCTTCTGGAAGAGAAACTGCAGCCAGGGTTGCAGCAGGTGCCGTGGCCAGAAAGATGCTTAAAGAAAAGGGTGTGAAGGTAGTAGCATACACCCTTGAAGCAGCAGGTTATAGATGCAAAACATTTGATGAAAGCGTAATAGAGCAAAATCCTGTCAGGGCTTGTGACCCTGACACAGCAGCACTCATGACCAAAAGAATTGAGGAATTGGCTGAAATAGGTGACAGCTGCGGCGGGATAATAGAATGTAGAATAACAGGTGTCAAAGCTGGTCTTGGTGAACCGGTATTTGACAAAATGGATGCAGAGCTGGCAAAGGCAATGCTATCATTAGGTGCCGTAAAAGGCATAGAGTTTGGCAAAGGGTTCGAATGTGTGTCCATGCTTGGCAGTGAGCATAACGACTGGATGGATAAAAACGGATTTGTCAGCAACAATGCAGGAGGAATTTTAGGAGGTATCAGCACAGGTCAGGAGATTATTTTCAGGATTGCTGTGAAGCCGACTTCTTCCATATCGGTTCCGCAAAAAACCATAGATATAAATGGAAATGAAACAGATATTGTTACAAAGGGAAGGCATGATCCGTGTATATGCCCAAGAATAGTACCTGTGGTTGAAGCTATGGTGTACATAGTGCTTGCCGACCAGTATAAACGACAGGCTTCTATGATGGAATAAAAGATTATTTAAATACGACTATTTGGAGGTTAAAATGGCTGATACCAATAATGTTACTAAAAAAATAAATGGAGCCCAGCTCCTCATTAAACTTTTAGAGCATCAGGGGATAGACATAATTGCAGGTATACCAGGCGGTGCCAATTTGCCGATGTACGATGCTTTATATGGAAGCTCCATCAGGCATATTCTTGTGAGGCATGAACAGGCTGCAGGTTTTTTTGCCCAAGGTATTTCAAGGACAACAGGCAAGGCAGCGGTATGTTTTGCTACTTCAGGTCCTGGAGCAACCAATGCCCTTACAGCTATTGCCGATGCAAAGCTTGATTCCATACCTATGGTTGCAATAACCGGTCAGGTTCCCTACAGCCTTGTAGGAACTGATGCGTTTCAGGAGGTTGATACCTATGGATTGACGCTACCTATTACCAAGCACAACTTTCTTGTAAGGGATGTTAGGGAACTTCTAGAGGTTATACCTGAGGCTTTCAGGATTGCCGAAAGCGGACGACCCGGGCCTGTAGTTGTTGACATACCTAAGAATGTGCAGCTGCAATCTATCGAGCTTTCAGAGCTTCCGGAGATATTTAAGCCTCAGGAGGAAAAGATAGAAGATGCACATACTCTTAAGACAATAGAAGAAGCAGCAAAAATGATAAATGAATCAAAAAGGCCTGTTTTGTATATCGGTGGTGGAGTGATTAACTCTGAGGCCTCGGACATTATTACAGCTATTGCAGAAAAAAGCAACCTCCCTGTTACAAGTACCTTGATGGGGCTTGGGGCGGTTTCTCCTGAAAATCCGCTATATATAGGTATGATTGGAATGCACGGTGCAAGGTATACGAACTTCCTTTTACATGAGGCAGACCTTCTTATTGCACTTGGAGTTAGATTCGATGACAGGGCTACAGGTAAGGTTGAGGAATTTTGCCCCGATGCCTCAATAATACATTTTGATATTGATAATGCTGAAATAAATAAGGTAAAAAGAGCTGATATAAATATAGTTGGCGGTCTTAAGCCCATACTTGAAAAGCTTTTGCCTTCTATAAATAAGAATGACCGCATAGAATGGATCGGTAAGCTTAATGACTTAAAGGAAAAACATCCTTTTGTGATGCCGCCTGAATCGGATTTTTTCCATCCCCTTACTATTATTAAGGAATTGGGAAATATCCTTTCGGAGGATGATATTGTTGCCACCGATGTTGGTCAGCATCAGATGTGGACTGCTCAGGCTTATCCTGTAAGAAAACCCAGAACATTCCTGACATCCGGCGGGCTTGGTACCATGGGCTTCGGTTTACCGACTGCTATAGGAGCGGCTGTGGTAAATCCCGATAAAAAGGTTGTGTGTATCAGCGGTGATGGTTCGATACTTATGAATATTCAGGAATTGGCTACATTAGCTGACTTGCAGTCTGATTTGAAGGTTATTATTATGAATAACGGATATCTTGGTCTTGTAAGACAGCAGCAGGAAATGATATACAATAAGCATTACATTGCTTCCAAGTTTGATACAAGCCCTGATTTTGCCGCAATAGCCCAAGGATTTGGAATAAAGGGTGTTCGCATAGGTAAAGACGAAAATCCCCTTGATATAATAAGAAAGTGTATCAGTGAGCCAGGCCCATGCGTTATAGATGTTCCTGTAAAACCGGAGGAAAATGTTGTTCCTATCGTCCCTCCTGGAAAAGCCAATTATGAAATGATAGGAGGGGAACTATAATGGATAGCCAATACTGTGTTATTGAGTTAACAGTTAAAAATCACCCCGGAGTTATGTCCCACATAACCGGACTTTTTGCAAGAAGGGCTTTCAACCTTGAGGGTATCCTCTGCGGTCAGATTGGAAACAGTGAAAACAGCCGCATGTATCTTCTTGTAAAAAATGATGAAAGGCTTGAACAGATTGTAAAGCAGGTACAGAAACTTTATGATGTTATAGAGGTTTCAATCTGCAAAAGCTGTAAGCCTTCGGTGTTTTCAGATATATCTGATATAGTGAAAAACAGCTCATGTGAGTTATAAGACAACTTAAGGTATAGCGGAAGTTATTTTTTGATCGTGCATAATTATAATTTTAAAGAAGACAGAAGCAGGCGTCTTTACGACAGCCTGTTTTTTTATTGTCCAG is drawn from Pseudobacteroides sp. and contains these coding sequences:
- a CDS encoding VanW family protein yields the protein MKKNILFIVKIFSIFVVVGFCFLNIGNLSYTNEEIEKTEDIIVSQNNNSPLASGPETNLPWDFELEFIKSKELNNTPILMGAYRTVLKDPLPGEEFNVHLAARMLCGTVLQPGQIFSQNGTIGPYTEERGFQKGPTYIGSKLTTTIGGGVCKIASTLYNVCVLSNLKIVERHNHSMPVPYVPYGQDATVSYGNKDLKFKNDSDSNVMIWAQGIDNILYIGFYGTKEPPSISWCHEVLKKTPAQRVYKVNPSMPKGYEKVLIDGMDGAVIKSSLVIEQEDGTVTNKEMGISNYSPFPCIIEKGP
- a CDS encoding superoxide dismutase, whose product is MKHTLPELPYSYDALEPYIDSQTMTIHHTKHHAAYVNNLNAALEKYPEYQERTLKELLTSLDSLPQDVYWAVRNNAGGHYNHTMFWNTMGQSQGSEPEGVLRKKIEEAFGSFENFKDVFSKAAVSRFGSGWAWLVEDKDGKFQVVSTANQDNPLSDGFKPVLGLDVWEHAYYLKYNNRRPDYISGWWNVVDWQKVAKMYEES
- a CDS encoding (2Fe-2S)-binding protein, with translation MTDINQEIMDKLTKVCLCKVVTRATMKKVINEGADTLEKVQKATGAGSGPCGGRRCSPKILELIESK
- the metH gene encoding methionine synthase, with protein sequence MKKDIRELLKERILVLDGAMGTCIQALKLEASDYTGERFAGTSKSQKGNNEMLNLVRPEVIKKIHMDYLEAGADIIETNTFNANRISQADYAMERLVYEQNVEGARLAKEAADEFTKKDPSKPRFVAGSIGPTNKTASLSPDVENPGVRNITFDELVDAYEEQIRGLAEGGVDLLLIETIFDALNAKAALFAADNVANSTGKRIPIMLSGTIADKSGRILSGMTLEGIVNSLKGQDVISFGLNCSFGARDLVPFVKQLSKIQDLFISVHPNAGLPNSLGGYDELPEQMAELVMDMIKDCRVNIIGGCCGTTPAHIGAIYKVVRDIKPKPVQEVGKETIFSGLEIIKVNRENNFINIGERTNVAGSLKFARLIREKKYEEALSIAREQVENGAQVIDVNLDDGMLDAKKEMDFFLKLLSSEPQIARVPVMIDSSKWEVLETGLKAIQGKPIVNSISLKAGEEEFKKQAGLIKKYNAAVVVMAFDEEGQADTFERRTAICKRAYEILVNEVNFPAEDIIFDPNVLAIGTGIQEHNNYAVDFINATRWIKENLPYAKVSGGISNISFSFRGNNIIREAMHSVFLYHAIKAGLDMGIVNPGMIQVYDNIDPELLEKVEDVVLNRKEDAAEILLEFATGIKEKEDSNVSKKVAWREKPYAERLSYSLVKGITEYIEEDVEEARNKFEKAIDVIEGPLMDGMKTVGELFGEGKMFLPQVVKSARVMKKAVGYLLPYIENEKNSSSQKNAGKILIATVKGDVHDIGKNIVGVVLACNNFEVIDMGVMVQTEDIIRRAIEENVDIIGLSGLITPSLEEMCHVAAEMEKQGLTIPLIVGGATTSKIHTAVKIDPNYSHGVIHSLDAAKGVEICKNLMNLSEREAYLKRIKAEYREIRESYSKVERKLVSIEEAREKAVKIDINPEDIKVPEFVGTKVIDGIKVSNIRTYIDWTYFFVAWDMNHTYPEILEHPKYGEEAKKLYKDANTLLDMMENENWLESKAVIGLYLANSVGDDVEVYLDEARTEPIARFNFMRQQESKTGEYLSLSDFIASKASGVKDYMGAFAVTSGLGVSKKHEELKKQGDEYNAIMLKVLADRLAEALAEMLHEKVRKEYWGYSPSENFGYNDLFKGKYRGIRPAIGYPSLKDHSEKSQLFKLLNVKENINVELTESFMMDPVASVCGLYFAHPKSRYFDLGKLGEDQFEDYALRKSCNVDFIKKMIRN
- the aroC gene encoding chorismate synthase, encoding MAGNSFGQAFRITTFGESHGGAVGVVIDGVTPGLEISESEIQQEMDRRKPGQSSVTTPRQEEDKVSIMAGIFEGKATGTPLFIVLYNKDARPEAYDSIKSLYRPGHADITYDKKYGIRDYRGSGRASGRETAARVAAGAVARKMLKEKGVKVVAYTLEAAGYRCKTFDESVIEQNPVRACDPDTAALMTKRIEELAEIGDSCGGIIECRITGVKAGLGEPVFDKMDAELAKAMLSLGAVKGIEFGKGFECVSMLGSEHNDWMDKNGFVSNNAGGILGGISTGQEIIFRIAVKPTSSISVPQKTIDINGNETDIVTKGRHDPCICPRIVPVVEAMVYIVLADQYKRQASMME
- the ilvB gene encoding biosynthetic-type acetolactate synthase large subunit, with protein sequence MADTNNVTKKINGAQLLIKLLEHQGIDIIAGIPGGANLPMYDALYGSSIRHILVRHEQAAGFFAQGISRTTGKAAVCFATSGPGATNALTAIADAKLDSIPMVAITGQVPYSLVGTDAFQEVDTYGLTLPITKHNFLVRDVRELLEVIPEAFRIAESGRPGPVVVDIPKNVQLQSIELSELPEIFKPQEEKIEDAHTLKTIEEAAKMINESKRPVLYIGGGVINSEASDIITAIAEKSNLPVTSTLMGLGAVSPENPLYIGMIGMHGARYTNFLLHEADLLIALGVRFDDRATGKVEEFCPDASIIHFDIDNAEINKVKRADINIVGGLKPILEKLLPSINKNDRIEWIGKLNDLKEKHPFVMPPESDFFHPLTIIKELGNILSEDDIVATDVGQHQMWTAQAYPVRKPRTFLTSGGLGTMGFGLPTAIGAAVVNPDKKVVCISGDGSILMNIQELATLADLQSDLKVIIMNNGYLGLVRQQQEMIYNKHYIASKFDTSPDFAAIAQGFGIKGVRIGKDENPLDIIRKCISEPGPCVIDVPVKPEENVVPIVPPGKANYEMIGGEL
- the ilvN gene encoding acetolactate synthase small subunit, coding for MMDSQYCVIELTVKNHPGVMSHITGLFARRAFNLEGILCGQIGNSENSRMYLLVKNDERLEQIVKQVQKLYDVIEVSICKSCKPSVFSDISDIVKNSSCEL